A single genomic interval of Brevibacillus brevis harbors:
- a CDS encoding PHP domain-containing protein produces the protein MQLMADLHTHTKASDGTCEPAENVRLAKEAGLAALAITDHDTVAGIPEAMEAARALDVEIIPGVEVSSVGKGQDIHVLGYFVPYEDPAFEERLFRLRETRHERNQLLIARLQELGIDISLEKVYRRKQGTDKNIGRPHIAEELIELGVVSTIAEAFDKYLGKGGAAYVNPPRITPQEAITLIKEAGGVAVLAHPGLYDDDELVQELIVFGLDGIEVNHPDNDEVQKMRYSKWAAQYGLVVTGGSDFHGWRGEEPFHAMLGSHTAAMDAVKQLRAIAAKRKA, from the coding sequence ATGCAACTTATGGCAGATTTGCATACACATACAAAAGCGTCAGACGGTACCTGCGAGCCAGCGGAAAACGTACGTTTGGCGAAGGAGGCAGGACTTGCTGCACTGGCGATCACGGATCACGACACGGTAGCAGGGATTCCAGAAGCAATGGAGGCTGCCCGTGCACTCGACGTGGAAATCATTCCGGGAGTCGAAGTAAGCTCCGTAGGGAAGGGGCAGGATATTCACGTTCTCGGCTATTTTGTCCCGTATGAAGACCCAGCTTTTGAAGAGCGTCTCTTTCGTTTGCGAGAGACAAGGCATGAGCGTAACCAACTGCTGATAGCACGACTGCAGGAGCTCGGCATCGACATTTCATTGGAAAAGGTATACCGCCGCAAGCAGGGTACGGACAAAAATATCGGGCGACCGCATATTGCTGAAGAACTGATAGAGCTGGGCGTCGTTTCAACGATCGCGGAGGCCTTCGATAAGTACTTGGGCAAAGGAGGAGCGGCTTATGTCAATCCTCCTCGCATTACCCCGCAGGAAGCAATCACGCTGATCAAAGAGGCTGGCGGAGTGGCGGTGTTGGCTCATCCGGGTCTGTATGACGATGATGAGCTGGTCCAGGAGTTAATTGTATTCGGATTGGACGGGATTGAAGTCAACCACCCGGACAACGATGAGGTACAAAAAATGCGCTACAGCAAGTGGGCAGCACAATACGGACTTGTTGTAACGGGCGGTTCTGATTTCCACGGCTGGCGTGGAGAGGAGCCGTTTCATGCGATGCTCGGCTCCCATACCGCAGCGATGGATGCTGTTAAACAGCTACGTGCGATTGCGGCGAAGCGGAAGGCGTAA
- a CDS encoding MBL fold metallo-hydrolase: MSGQAFQMITERVGYFSGHVNIGLVIGEHGAILIDSGLDTQNAKKIKKGLDAIAQPLCAIIQTHSHADHFGGNAYLLGCWPEARVYAPPLEEAIIRNPILEPIYLNMGAEPLEDLKNKFLLAQPSRVDHLLPLDEGIEIAGVPFFILSLPGHSWQQVGVVCDEICFAADSYLGEEVLEKHKLPFLVDAHETLLSLHKLLATNFKGYLPGHGAYTTTSHDAVNKNIAWHERIFSVICDILVEERTPEEAFTLLCERLHISIENASSYVLFRTAFMGYLVGLQKTKRVAYRFEHNRWLWRTVQDGAEGTER; this comes from the coding sequence TTGTCTGGACAAGCATTTCAAATGATAACGGAGCGTGTTGGCTATTTTTCTGGTCATGTTAACATAGGACTTGTCATTGGTGAGCATGGAGCGATCCTGATTGATTCTGGTCTAGATACCCAGAACGCAAAAAAAATCAAGAAAGGACTGGACGCTATCGCCCAGCCCTTGTGTGCAATTATTCAAACACACTCTCATGCCGACCATTTCGGTGGCAACGCCTACTTGCTCGGATGCTGGCCCGAAGCAAGGGTTTATGCGCCACCGCTGGAAGAGGCGATCATTCGGAATCCGATACTTGAGCCCATTTACTTGAATATGGGTGCAGAACCACTTGAGGATCTCAAAAATAAGTTTTTGCTGGCGCAACCTTCTCGGGTGGACCACCTCCTTCCACTGGATGAAGGGATCGAAATTGCTGGGGTACCTTTCTTTATCCTTTCTCTGCCGGGGCATAGCTGGCAACAGGTTGGCGTCGTCTGTGACGAGATTTGCTTCGCTGCCGACAGTTATTTAGGCGAAGAGGTTTTGGAAAAGCACAAGCTGCCGTTTCTTGTGGATGCGCATGAGACCCTACTCAGTCTACATAAACTGCTTGCAACCAACTTCAAGGGATACTTGCCTGGGCACGGAGCATATACCACCACCTCTCATGATGCCGTGAATAAAAATATTGCTTGGCATGAGCGGATTTTCTCGGTGATCTGTGACATTTTGGTAGAGGAGAGAACACCAGAAGAAGCGTTCACTCTCCTATGTGAGCGTTTACACATTTCCATAGAGAATGCTTCGAGCTACGTTCTGTTTCGAACGGCGTTTATGGGGTACTTGGTCGGGCTTCAGAAAACAAAGAGGGTGGCATACCGGTTTGAACATAATCGGTGGTTGTGGAGAACCGTTCAGGATGGAGCAGAGGGAACAGAAAGGTAA
- a CDS encoding YitT family protein, translating into MYWLQKGVAILTGSVLLGIGVNLFLVPHRLMDGGMIGIGLLATYYMQMPPGLVMILVSIPVYVIVFFYDRRLFFHSFHGMLISAFFIDILSDMRGWNLWSTSFSAVTGGVLIGMGIGLMLAYETNTGGTDLLAQFLARRYKLRVALLIFLIDGLIVLSSIQTIGMERMIFSLLTIVAVAATTHMFSGLGQPLPPYTIIGPLFSRQMDDRSSRLYVITNTRYRNREGEGDILEKINRKRMK; encoded by the coding sequence GTGTACTGGCTGCAAAAAGGTGTAGCGATTCTCACGGGAAGCGTGCTTCTGGGCATAGGAGTCAATCTCTTTTTGGTGCCGCACCGCCTGATGGACGGGGGCATGATCGGGATCGGTTTGTTGGCGACGTATTACATGCAAATGCCGCCGGGTCTCGTGATGATCTTGGTAAGTATCCCTGTGTATGTCATCGTCTTTTTTTATGATCGCCGATTGTTTTTTCACAGTTTTCACGGCATGCTGATTTCTGCTTTCTTCATAGACATTCTCTCGGATATGCGTGGTTGGAACCTATGGTCAACATCCTTTTCCGCAGTTACTGGCGGCGTATTAATCGGAATGGGTATCGGCTTGATGCTTGCCTACGAGACGAATACGGGTGGGACAGACCTGCTCGCGCAATTTCTTGCCAGACGATACAAGCTGCGTGTTGCCTTGCTGATTTTTCTAATAGATGGGTTGATCGTACTCTCCTCGATTCAAACGATCGGGATGGAGAGAATGATTTTCTCTTTGCTGACAATCGTTGCCGTGGCGGCGACTACGCATATGTTCAGTGGACTCGGACAACCTCTGCCACCGTATACGATCATTGGCCCGCTTTTTTCGCGTCAAATGGATGATCGCTCGTCGCGGCTCTATGTAATTACGAACACGAGATATAGGAATAGGGAAGGGGAAGGCGATATTTTGGAGAAAATAAATAGGAAAAGGATGAAATGA